From Orcinus orca chromosome 3, mOrcOrc1.1, whole genome shotgun sequence, a single genomic window includes:
- the ARL14EPL gene encoding ARL14 effector protein-like, giving the protein MSEQSEKNNSTQERHAGQSSPEKNCQIGQKQLQQIERQLKCLAFQNPGPQVADFNPETRQQKKKARMSKMNEYFSVKYKVMKKYDKSGRLICNDADLCDCLEKNCLGCFYPCPKCNSNKCGPECRCNRRWVYDAIVTESGEVISALPFNVPD; this is encoded by the exons ATGAGTgaacaatcagaaaaaaacaattccACGCAAGAGAGACATGCAGGTCAAAGTTCTCCTGAGAAAAACTGTCAAATCGGACAGAAGCAACTG CAACAGATAGAGCGACAGTTAAAATGCTTGGCATTTCAAAATCCCGGACCACAGGTAGCAGACTTTAATCCTGAAACAAGGcagcagaaaaagaaagcacGAATGTCAAAGATGAATGAGTATTTTTCTGTAAAGTACAA AGTTATGAAGAAGTATGACAAAAGCGGCAGGCTCATCTGCAACGATGCTGACCTGTGCGATTGCTTGGAGAAGAACTGCCTGGGCTGCTTCTACCCCTGCCCCAAGTGTAACTCCAACAAGTGTGGCCCTGAATGCCGCTGCAACCGCCGCTGGGTGTACGATGCCATCGTCACTGAGTCTGGGGAGGTCATCAGCGCGCTGCCCTTCAACGTTCCCGACTAG